One window of Brachybacterium ginsengisoli genomic DNA carries:
- the nusG gene encoding transcription termination/antitermination protein NusG, which produces MSDQTATPDESYEDLDDSLSFSASGSDADAAETDSVPADGEVAQADGAVDEVETADSEDDAADTEAPAAEDDPAADDTVDDEGEPAEGDADDEVEPAEGEEAAASEESASEEPEEEDPLVTLKRHLRAAPGEWYVIHSYSGHENRVKTQLATRTETQDMEEYIFEVQVPMEDATEVKNGQKKIVRRVRVPGYVLVRMELTTESWRVVRDTPGVTGFVGNATDPTPLSFDEIFSMLSPSVGLPEKKRAAGSTAGRPAAAQKVPDFQVGESVTVMDGPFETMPATISEIHAETQKLQVLVSIFGRETPVELAFDQVAKI; this is translated from the coding sequence ATGAGCGACCAGACCGCTACCCCCGACGAGTCCTACGAGGACCTCGACGACTCCCTCTCCTTCTCCGCCTCGGGCTCCGACGCCGACGCCGCCGAGACGGATTCCGTCCCGGCCGACGGCGAGGTCGCACAGGCCGACGGTGCTGTCGACGAGGTCGAGACCGCGGACTCCGAGGATGACGCCGCAGACACGGAGGCCCCCGCGGCCGAGGACGACCCCGCCGCCGATGACACGGTCGACGACGAGGGCGAGCCCGCCGAGGGCGACGCCGACGACGAGGTCGAGCCCGCCGAGGGCGAGGAGGCCGCCGCCTCCGAGGAGTCCGCCTCCGAGGAGCCCGAGGAGGAGGACCCGCTGGTGACGCTCAAGCGCCACCTGCGTGCCGCCCCCGGCGAGTGGTACGTCATCCACTCCTACTCCGGTCACGAGAACCGCGTGAAGACCCAGCTGGCCACGCGCACCGAGACCCAGGACATGGAGGAGTACATCTTCGAGGTCCAGGTCCCGATGGAGGACGCGACCGAGGTCAAGAACGGCCAGAAGAAGATCGTCCGCCGTGTGCGCGTCCCCGGATACGTGCTGGTCCGCATGGAGCTGACCACCGAGTCCTGGCGAGTCGTGCGTGACACCCCGGGTGTCACCGGCTTCGTCGGCAATGCGACCGATCCGACGCCGCTGAGCTTCGACGAGATCTTCTCGATGCTCTCGCCGTCCGTCGGCCTGCCGGAGAAGAAGCGCGCCGCGGGTTCGACCGCGGGCCGCCCCGCCGCTGCGCAGAAGGTCCCCGACTTCCAGGTCGGCGAGTCCGTCACCGTCATGGACGGCCCCTTCGAGACCATGCCGGCGACGATCTCCGAGATCCATGCGGAGACGCAGAAGCTCCAGGTCCTGGTGTCCATCTTCGGGCGCGAGACCCCGGTCGAGCTGGCGTTCGACCAGGTCGCCAAGATCTGA